One window of Curtobacterium sp. 458 genomic DNA carries:
- a CDS encoding RNA-binding S4 domain-containing protein: MEKARVDSWIWAVRITKTRSAATAACKAGHVRVNGERAKPAQPIGPGDEVRVRQNGFDRIVVVRGIILKRTSAPEAAKHFEDKTPPRLPREEAGFVPQRDRGAGRPSKRERRDLEKLRGY, encoded by the coding sequence ATGGAGAAGGCACGGGTCGACAGCTGGATCTGGGCGGTCCGCATCACGAAGACCCGCTCCGCCGCGACGGCCGCGTGCAAGGCCGGCCATGTCCGGGTGAACGGGGAGCGCGCGAAGCCGGCGCAGCCGATCGGCCCCGGCGACGAGGTCCGGGTGCGGCAGAACGGCTTCGACCGCATCGTCGTGGTGCGCGGGATCATCCTCAAGCGGACGAGCGCCCCCGAGGCCGCGAAGCACTTCGAGGACAAGACCCCGCCGCGACTCCCCCGGGAGGAAGCCGGGTTCGTGCCGCAGCGTGACCGGGGTGCGGGGCGTCCGAGCAAGCGGGAGCGCCGCGACCTCGAGAAGCTCCGCGGCTACTGA